A genomic window from Pantoea alhagi includes:
- the fabA gene encoding bifunctional 3-hydroxydecanoyl-ACP dehydratase/trans-2-decenoyl-ACP isomerase: protein MVDKRESYTKEDLIASGRGELFGAEGPPLPSGNMLMMDRVVKMSEEGGNYNKGYVEAELDINPDLWFFACHFIGDPVMPGCLGLDAMWQLVGFYLGWLGAEGKGRALGVGEVKFTGQVLPTAKKVTYRIHFKRVINRKLVMGVADGEVLVDGNVIYTASDLKVGLFKDTNAF, encoded by the coding sequence ATGGTAGATAAACGCGAATCCTATACAAAAGAAGACCTGATTGCCTCTGGTCGCGGCGAACTATTTGGTGCTGAAGGCCCGCCGCTGCCCTCTGGCAATATGCTGATGATGGACCGCGTGGTCAAAATGAGCGAAGAAGGCGGCAACTACAACAAAGGTTACGTTGAAGCCGAGCTGGATATTAATCCTGATCTCTGGTTCTTCGCCTGTCACTTTATTGGCGATCCGGTGATGCCGGGCTGTCTGGGTCTGGATGCGATGTGGCAGCTGGTTGGTTTCTATCTTGGCTGGCTGGGTGCAGAAGGCAAAGGCCGTGCGCTGGGCGTAGGCGAAGTGAAATTTACCGGTCAGGTTCTGCCTACAGCGAAAAAAGTGACCTATCGTATTCACTTCAAACGCGTCATCAACCGTAAACTGGTTATGGGCGTGGCCGATGGCGAAGTGCTGGTTGACGGTAACGTTATCTATACCGCCAGCGATCTGAAAGTGGGTCTGTTTAAAGACACCAACGCTTTTTGA
- the rmf gene encoding ribosome modulation factor, producing the protein MKRQKRDRLERAHSRGYQAGITGRSKEMCPYQMIEARSHWLGGWRKAMEDRAVSVSAAMV; encoded by the coding sequence ATGAAGAGACAGAAACGAGACCGCCTGGAACGAGCACATTCACGAGGCTATCAGGCTGGCATCACCGGGCGTTCAAAAGAAATGTGTCCTTATCAAATGATTGAGGCTCGGTCTCACTGGTTGGGAGGTTGGCGAAAAGCCATGGAGGACAGGGCAGTTAGCGTAAGTGCCGCGATGGTCTGA
- the pqiC gene encoding membrane integrity-associated transporter subunit PqiC has translation MMKWMPLLMLALSACSSNTQTTLYQLPAGTSAVAPVSQSALMVNNSLPVWIERVSVPDYLAGNGVVYQTSDVKYVVATSNLWASPLDQQLQQTLVTNLSNALPGWLISTTPLGEQHDTLNVNVTGFHGRYDGQAIISGSWTLEHNGQITRQNFNLTLPQQEDGYDAMVRTLAQGWQQQAQRMATAISAIRSN, from the coding sequence ATGATGAAATGGATGCCATTGCTGATGCTGGCGCTGAGCGCCTGCAGCAGCAACACGCAAACCACCCTGTATCAGCTGCCGGCGGGAACGTCGGCGGTTGCGCCGGTTAGCCAGAGCGCGTTGATGGTAAATAATTCGTTGCCAGTCTGGATCGAGCGCGTTTCGGTGCCTGATTATCTGGCAGGCAATGGCGTGGTTTATCAGACCAGCGACGTTAAATATGTTGTTGCCACCAGTAATCTGTGGGCCAGTCCGCTTGATCAGCAATTACAGCAAACGCTGGTAACCAACCTGAGTAATGCTTTGCCGGGCTGGCTAATTTCCACCACGCCGCTGGGTGAGCAGCACGATACGTTGAACGTTAACGTTACTGGCTTCCACGGACGTTATGATGGCCAGGCGATCATTAGCGGCAGCTGGACACTGGAGCATAACGGGCAAATTACGCGTCAGAACTTTAATCTGACGCTGCCGCAGCAGGAAGATGGCTATGATGCGATGGTCAGAACCCTGGCGCAGGGATGGCAACAGCAAGCGCAGCGTATGGCGACAGCCATTAGTGCCATAAGAAGTAATTAA
- the pqiB gene encoding intermembrane transport protein PqiB yields the protein MTENNHGVAKVDQIKRWSPVWIIPLVTVLIGAWILFYHFSHQGPEVTLITTNAEGIEGGKTAIKSRSVDVGVVESAVLTDDLHHVEIKARLNAGMEKLLHGDSAFWVVKPQVGREGITGLGTLLSGAYIELQPGSKGEKPEQYRLLDSPPLAPPDAKGIRIVLDSTKAGQLNPGDPVLFRGYRVGSVETSSFDADKRAMQYQLFVAAPYDRLVTSNVRFWKDSGIAVEMSASGMRVEMGSLTTLFSGGVSFDVPDGWELGVPAENKAEYHLYDDQRSIQDSLYTTHLDFLMFFSDSIRGLQPGAPVEFRGIRLGTVAQAPYTVPGWKQSLNTDYRIPVLVRIEPDRFVNRLGGDFDIRQHLRDGKKRGLRASLKTGNLLSGSLYIDLDFYDNAPQYKGPEKVAGLEIIPTVSGGLSQIQQKLMDALDKINNLPLNPMINQATGTLKESQRTLRELQKTLDNVNKITASPSMQQLPQDMQQTLRELNRSMKGLQPGSPAYNKLVGDMQRLDQVLRELQPVLKTLNQKSNALVFEAKPGEDPQPKRAKQ from the coding sequence TTGACGGAAAATAATCACGGCGTTGCGAAGGTCGATCAGATCAAGCGCTGGTCACCGGTGTGGATCATTCCCCTTGTGACCGTGCTGATTGGTGCCTGGATCCTGTTTTATCATTTCAGCCATCAGGGACCGGAAGTTACGCTGATTACCACCAATGCCGAAGGCATTGAGGGCGGTAAAACGGCCATTAAAAGCCGCAGTGTTGATGTGGGCGTGGTGGAGAGCGCGGTATTAACTGACGATTTGCATCATGTAGAAATCAAAGCCCGCCTTAACGCGGGAATGGAGAAGCTGCTGCATGGCGACAGCGCCTTCTGGGTGGTTAAGCCGCAGGTAGGACGCGAAGGCATTACCGGTCTGGGTACATTATTATCCGGCGCTTATATTGAACTCCAGCCCGGCAGTAAAGGTGAAAAGCCAGAACAATATAGACTACTGGATTCGCCGCCGCTGGCACCGCCAGATGCGAAGGGTATCCGTATCGTGCTTGACAGCACCAAGGCAGGCCAGCTCAATCCAGGCGATCCGGTATTGTTCCGCGGCTATCGCGTGGGTTCAGTGGAAACCAGCAGCTTTGATGCGGATAAACGCGCAATGCAGTATCAGCTGTTTGTCGCCGCGCCCTACGATCGCCTGGTTACCTCAAATGTGCGTTTCTGGAAAGACAGCGGCATTGCCGTAGAGATGTCCGCCTCCGGTATGCGTGTGGAGATGGGCTCGTTGACCACGCTGTTCAGCGGTGGCGTTAGTTTTGACGTGCCTGACGGCTGGGAGCTGGGTGTACCGGCAGAAAACAAAGCGGAATACCATCTGTATGACGATCAGCGCAGCATCCAGGACTCGCTGTATACCACGCATCTGGATTTCCTGATGTTCTTTAGCGATTCGATTCGTGGGCTGCAGCCAGGGGCGCCGGTAGAGTTCCGCGGCATCCGTCTGGGAACAGTGGCACAGGCACCTTATACCGTTCCGGGCTGGAAACAGTCGCTGAATACGGATTACCGCATTCCGGTTCTGGTGCGTATTGAACCCGATCGCTTTGTTAACCGCCTGGGCGGTGACTTTGATATTCGCCAGCATTTGCGCGACGGCAAAAAACGCGGCCTGCGTGCTTCGTTGAAAACCGGCAACCTGCTTTCCGGCTCGTTGTATATCGATCTCGATTTCTATGACAACGCGCCGCAGTATAAAGGCCCGGAAAAAGTTGCCGGACTGGAGATCATTCCCACCGTTAGCGGCGGCCTGAGTCAGATTCAGCAGAAGCTTATGGATGCGCTGGATAAGATCAATAATCTGCCGCTGAATCCTATGATTAACCAGGCCACCGGCACGCTGAAAGAGAGCCAGCGTACCCTGCGCGAGCTGCAAAAGACGCTGGACAACGTGAATAAAATCACCGCCAGCCCCTCAATGCAGCAGCTGCCGCAGGATATGCAGCAAACGCTGCGCGAGCTGAACCGCAGCATGAAAGGTTTGCAGCCCGGCTCTCCGGCCTACAACAAGCTGGTTGGCGATATGCAACGACTGGATCAGGTGCTGCGTGAGCTGCAACCGGTGCTGAAGACGCTCAATCAAAAGAGCAACGCGCTGGTATTTGAAGCTAAACCGGGCGAAGACCCACAGCCGAAGAGGGCGAAACAATGA
- the pqiA gene encoding membrane integrity-associated transporter subunit PqiA → MCSAEHPQHWMLCPQCDLMTQLPSVAIGQKASCPRCHTTLTANWSEPRKRPSSYALAALFMLLLANLFPFVNMHVSGLSSEITLMEIPQVMVSEDYASLATLFMLFVQAVPAFCMIAILLLVNRLPLPQRLQIAIARILFQLRSWGMAEIFLAGVLVSFVKLMAYGDIGIGSSFLPWCLFCLLQLRAFQCVDRRWLWRQIAPEPPLPAAPQAGISGLKQGLRSCPCCTAVLPADRFLCPRCGTTGHARRRHSLQWTLALLFTSIIIYIPANILPIMVTEALGDRMNSNIMGGVILLWSDGSYPVALVIFIASIMVPSLKMVAIGWLCWDARGHGRRDSERMHLIYEVVEFVGRWSMIDVFVIAVLSALVRIGQLMNIYPAPGALLFAAVVILTMFAAMTFDPRLTWDCEPENNLKEPSLDGK, encoded by the coding sequence ATGTGTTCAGCTGAACACCCGCAACACTGGATGCTTTGTCCACAGTGTGACCTGATGACGCAGTTGCCATCGGTTGCCATTGGTCAGAAAGCCAGCTGTCCACGCTGTCATACTACGCTAACCGCTAACTGGAGCGAGCCGCGCAAGCGGCCCTCCAGCTATGCGCTGGCTGCGCTATTTATGTTGCTGCTGGCAAACCTGTTTCCTTTCGTCAATATGCACGTGTCGGGCCTGAGCAGTGAAATCACCCTGATGGAAATTCCACAGGTCATGGTCTCAGAAGATTACGCCAGTCTCGCCACGCTGTTTATGCTGTTTGTTCAGGCGGTGCCGGCCTTTTGCATGATCGCGATCCTGCTGCTGGTGAATCGGCTGCCGTTGCCGCAGCGTCTGCAAATTGCTATCGCCCGCATTCTGTTTCAGCTCAGAAGCTGGGGAATGGCGGAAATCTTCCTCGCAGGCGTGCTGGTCAGTTTTGTTAAGCTGATGGCCTATGGCGATATTGGTATCGGCAGCAGTTTTTTACCCTGGTGTTTATTCTGTCTGCTGCAGCTGCGTGCTTTTCAGTGTGTTGATCGGCGCTGGCTATGGCGTCAGATTGCGCCTGAACCGCCGCTGCCAGCTGCGCCACAGGCGGGCATCAGCGGTCTGAAACAGGGACTGCGATCCTGTCCATGCTGTACAGCGGTGCTGCCGGCCGATCGTTTTCTCTGTCCACGCTGCGGCACCACAGGCCATGCGCGTCGGCGGCACAGTTTGCAATGGACGCTGGCGCTGCTGTTCACCTCCATTATTATCTACATCCCCGCCAATATCCTGCCGATTATGGTCACCGAAGCGCTCGGCGACAGGATGAACTCCAATATTATGGGCGGGGTGATCCTGCTCTGGAGCGATGGCTCTTATCCGGTGGCGCTGGTGATTTTTATCGCCAGTATTATGGTGCCTTCGTTGAAAATGGTGGCGATTGGCTGGCTGTGCTGGGATGCGCGGGGGCATGGCAGGCGAGACAGCGAAAGAATGCATCTGATTTATGAGGTGGTGGAGTTTGTGGGACGTTGGTCAATGATCGACGTTTTTGTGATTGCGGTACTTTCTGCGCTGGTGCGTATCGGACAGTTAATGAATATCTATCCTGCGCCAGGCGCACTCTTGTTTGCGGCGGTGGTCATTCTGACTATGTTTGCCGCCATGACGTTTGATCCGCGTCTGACGTGGGATTGCGAACCAGAAAATAATCTGAAGGAGCCGAGCCTTGACGGAAAATAA
- a CDS encoding ABC transporter ATP-binding protein, with product MSLISIHNAYLSFSDAPLLNYAELHIEENERVCLVGRNGAGKSTLMKIINGEQPLDDGRIIYEQDLVVARLQQDPPRNIAGTVYDFVAEGVAEQAEHLKAYHAISHVVMDDPSEKNLNEMARLQSLLDHHNLWQLESRINDVLQQIGLEPEVELSSLSGGWLRKAALGRALVSNPRVLMLDEPTNHLDIETIDWLENFLKTFQGSIVFISHDRSFIRNMATRIVDLDRGKLVSWPGDYDKYLEGKEEALRVEEMQNAEFDRKLAQEEVWIRQGIKARRTRNEGRVRALKALRRERSERREVMGKAQMQVEEASRSGKIVFELENVNYSIGDRTLVRNFSAQVQRGDKIALIGPNGCGKTTLLKLMLGQLKADSGRVHGGSKLEVAYFDQHRAILDPDRTVMDNLAEGKQEVMVNGKPRHVLGYLQEFLFHPKRAMTPVRALSGGERNRLLLARLFLKPSNLLILDEPTNDLDVETLELLEELIDGYQGTVLLVSHDRQFVDNTVTECWIFEGNGDIGTFVGGYHDAQQQRAASRQSRAAPVKTVAAAEKPVKNETVKNEVKASGTKLSYKLQRELDQLPQQLEALENQIEQLQLQMADANFFTQPHEKTQPVVTALAEAEQQLETAFERWEYLESLKNGG from the coding sequence ATGTCACTAATTAGTATTCACAATGCCTACCTTTCGTTCAGCGATGCGCCGTTGCTGAATTATGCCGAGCTGCATATCGAAGAGAACGAACGCGTTTGTCTGGTCGGGCGCAACGGCGCCGGTAAATCCACACTGATGAAAATCATCAACGGCGAGCAACCGCTGGATGATGGTCGTATTATTTACGAGCAGGATCTGGTGGTGGCGCGTCTGCAACAGGATCCGCCGCGCAATATCGCTGGCACGGTATATGATTTCGTGGCTGAAGGCGTTGCCGAGCAGGCTGAGCATCTGAAAGCCTATCATGCGATTTCGCATGTGGTGATGGATGACCCGAGCGAAAAAAATCTTAATGAGATGGCGCGTCTGCAGTCGCTGCTGGATCACCATAATCTGTGGCAGCTGGAGTCGCGCATTAACGATGTGCTGCAGCAGATAGGCCTGGAGCCGGAGGTTGAGCTGTCGTCGCTTTCCGGCGGCTGGTTACGTAAAGCTGCGTTGGGACGCGCGCTGGTGAGTAATCCACGCGTGTTGATGCTGGATGAGCCAACTAACCACCTGGATATTGAAACCATTGACTGGCTGGAAAATTTCCTGAAAACCTTCCAGGGCAGCATCGTCTTTATTTCGCATGACCGTTCTTTTATCCGCAATATGGCAACGCGTATTGTTGATCTCGATCGCGGCAAACTGGTCTCCTGGCCAGGCGACTATGACAAATATCTGGAAGGGAAAGAGGAAGCACTGCGCGTTGAAGAGATGCAAAACGCTGAATTTGACCGCAAGCTGGCACAGGAAGAAGTCTGGATCCGCCAGGGTATCAAAGCACGTCGTACCCGTAACGAAGGTCGCGTTCGCGCTCTGAAAGCGCTGCGTCGCGAGCGTTCAGAGCGTCGTGAGGTGATGGGCAAAGCGCAGATGCAGGTTGAAGAAGCGTCGCGCTCCGGCAAAATCGTCTTTGAACTGGAAAATGTCAATTACAGCATTGGCGACCGCACGCTGGTCAGAAACTTTAGCGCGCAGGTGCAGCGTGGCGATAAGATTGCGCTGATTGGCCCTAACGGCTGCGGTAAGACCACATTACTGAAGCTGATGCTGGGACAGCTCAAGGCGGACAGCGGTCGCGTGCACGGCGGCAGTAAACTGGAAGTGGCCTATTTCGATCAGCACCGTGCCATCCTCGATCCGGATCGCACCGTGATGGATAACCTTGCGGAAGGCAAACAGGAAGTAATGGTAAACGGTAAGCCGCGTCATGTTCTGGGCTACCTGCAGGAGTTCCTGTTCCATCCGAAGCGGGCGATGACGCCGGTCAGGGCGCTTTCCGGCGGAGAGCGTAACCGCCTGCTGCTGGCGCGTCTGTTCCTGAAGCCCAGCAACCTGTTGATTCTCGATGAGCCAACTAACGACCTGGATGTTGAAACGCTGGAGCTGCTGGAAGAGCTGATTGATGGCTATCAGGGTACCGTGCTGCTGGTCAGCCACGATCGTCAGTTTGTAGATAATACCGTTACCGAATGCTGGATCTTTGAAGGCAATGGCGATATCGGTACCTTTGTCGGCGGCTATCATGATGCGCAACAGCAGCGCGCCGCCTCGCGTCAGAGTCGCGCTGCGCCGGTGAAAACCGTGGCGGCAGCAGAAAAGCCAGTAAAAAACGAGACGGTTAAAAACGAAGTAAAAGCGTCCGGCACTAAACTAAGCTATAAGCTGCAGCGTGAACTGGACCAGCTGCCGCAACAGCTGGAAGCGCTGGAAAATCAGATAGAGCAACTGCAACTGCAGATGGCGGATGCTAACTTTTTCACCCAGCCGCATGAAAAAACGCAGCCGGTAGTGACCGCGCTGGCAGAAGCGGAACAGCAGTTGGAAACCGCGTTTGAACGCTGGGAATACCTTGAATCGCTGAAGAACGGCGGCTGA
- the rlmKL gene encoding bifunctional 23S rRNA (guanine(2069)-N(7))-methyltransferase RlmK/23S rRNA (guanine(2445)-N(2))-methyltransferase RlmL yields the protein MNSLFASTARGLEELLKSELETLGAQNLQVVQGGVHFQGDDRLMYRSLLWSRLASRILLPLSECSVYSDLDLYLGAQAIDWTNLIDGTFAVHFSGTNEAIRNSQFGALKVKDAIVDSFTRKNLPRPDVDREQPDVRINVWLNKDTASIALDLSGEGMHQRGYRQQTGLAPMKENLAAATVLRSGWQPGAPLLDPMCGSGTLLIEAALIASDRAPGLNRRHWGFHGWKAHQPELWRELIDEAQTRARQGIAQTTSRFFGYDNDERVLERARGNARRAGVADLFTFAVQDVAQLSNPLPQGPTGTVISNPPYGERLESEPALIALHSLLGRVMKSQFGGWNLSLFSASPDLLSCLQLRADRQFKAKNGPLDCVQKNYQLAVISGEGVPAQMAEDYANRLRKNMKKLDKWARQEGIECYRLYDADLPEYNVAVDRYADWVVIQEYAPPKTIDAMKARQRLFDVISATLTVLELPANRLVLKTREKQKGKSQYQKLGEKGEYFEVREFNARFWVNLTDYLDTGLFIDHRLARRMLGQMSKGKDFLNLFAYTGSASVHAGLGGARSTTTVDMSRTYLEWAERNMRLNGLSGRQHRLMQADCLSWLRESNEQFDLIFIDPPTFSNSKRMEESFDVQRDHLQLMRDLKRLLRAGGTIMFSNNKRGFKMDHPGLAALGLHAQEITAKTQSQDFARNRHIHNCWLITHAGKE from the coding sequence ATGAATTCTCTGTTTGCCAGTACGGCGCGTGGGCTCGAAGAGCTATTAAAGAGTGAACTGGAAACGCTGGGGGCGCAGAACCTACAGGTTGTCCAGGGCGGCGTACATTTTCAGGGAGACGATCGTTTGATGTACCGCAGTCTGCTGTGGAGCCGGCTGGCATCGCGTATTCTGCTGCCGCTCAGCGAATGTTCGGTATACAGCGATCTCGATCTCTACCTCGGCGCGCAGGCGATTGACTGGACTAACCTGATTGACGGAACCTTTGCCGTGCATTTCAGCGGCACCAACGAAGCGATTCGTAACAGCCAGTTTGGCGCATTGAAAGTAAAGGATGCGATTGTCGATAGCTTCACCCGTAAAAATCTTCCGCGCCCGGATGTCGATCGCGAGCAGCCGGATGTGCGGATTAATGTCTGGCTGAATAAAGATACCGCCAGCATCGCGCTCGATCTCAGCGGCGAAGGCATGCATCAGCGCGGCTACCGCCAGCAAACCGGTCTCGCGCCGATGAAAGAGAACCTTGCGGCGGCAACGGTGCTGCGTTCCGGCTGGCAGCCAGGTGCGCCGCTGCTCGATCCAATGTGCGGCTCCGGCACGCTGCTGATTGAGGCGGCGCTGATCGCCAGCGATCGCGCGCCGGGTCTGAATCGCCGCCACTGGGGTTTTCACGGCTGGAAAGCGCATCAGCCTGAACTGTGGCGCGAGCTGATTGACGAAGCGCAAACCCGCGCCCGCCAGGGGATTGCGCAAACCACGTCGCGCTTCTTTGGTTACGATAATGATGAGCGTGTGCTGGAACGCGCGCGCGGTAACGCCCGTCGTGCTGGCGTGGCCGATCTGTTCACTTTTGCCGTTCAGGATGTTGCGCAGCTCAGCAATCCGCTGCCGCAGGGGCCAACCGGTACCGTTATCAGCAACCCGCCGTATGGTGAACGTCTGGAAAGCGAGCCGGCGCTGATCGCTCTGCACAGCCTGCTGGGACGCGTAATGAAAAGCCAGTTTGGCGGCTGGAATCTCTCGCTGTTTAGCGCTTCGCCCGACCTGCTGAGCTGTTTACAGCTACGCGCCGATCGCCAGTTCAAAGCGAAAAACGGTCCGCTGGACTGCGTGCAGAAAAATTATCAGCTGGCGGTCATCAGCGGCGAGGGTGTTCCGGCTCAGATGGCGGAAGATTATGCCAACCGCCTGCGCAAAAACATGAAGAAACTGGATAAATGGGCGCGTCAGGAAGGCATTGAGTGCTATCGCCTGTATGACGCCGATTTGCCGGAATATAACGTGGCCGTGGATCGCTATGCCGACTGGGTGGTGATCCAGGAGTATGCGCCGCCGAAAACCATTGATGCCATGAAGGCACGCCAGCGTCTGTTTGATGTGATTAGCGCCACGCTGACGGTGCTGGAGCTGCCGGCGAACCGCCTGGTGTTGAAAACCCGTGAAAAGCAGAAAGGCAAAAGCCAGTATCAGAAGCTGGGTGAAAAAGGCGAATATTTTGAAGTGCGCGAGTTTAACGCCCGCTTCTGGGTGAACCTCACCGACTATCTTGATACCGGCCTGTTTATCGATCACCGTCTTGCCCGTCGTATGCTGGGGCAAATGAGCAAAGGCAAAGATTTCCTCAACCTGTTTGCCTATACCGGCAGCGCCAGCGTCCATGCCGGACTTGGCGGCGCACGTTCCACCACGACCGTGGATATGTCCCGCACCTATCTGGAGTGGGCGGAACGTAATATGCGTCTGAATGGTCTGAGCGGCCGTCAGCACCGGCTGATGCAGGCGGATTGTCTGAGCTGGCTGCGTGAGAGCAACGAACAGTTTGACCTGATCTTTATCGATCCGCCGACCTTCTCCAACTCAAAACGCATGGAAGAGAGTTTTGACGTTCAGCGCGATCATTTGCAACTGATGCGCGATCTCAAACGCCTGCTGCGCGCGGGCGGCACCATAATGTTCTCGAACAACAAACGCGGTTTTAAAATGGATCATCCGGGGCTGGCCGCGCTCGGCCTGCATGCACAGGAGATCACCGCGAAAACACAGTCGCAGGATTTTGCCCGCAACCGTCATATTCACAACTGCTGGCTGATTACGCACGCCGGTAAGGAATAA
- a CDS encoding YcbX family protein, with protein MIVLSRLFIHPVKSMRGLQLSHALVQESGLAFDRLFMLTTQDGTFITARQYPQLVQFTPALIADGLWLQAPDNSSAALRFADFQPQEAETEVWGNHFTARIAPQPINEWLSGFFPIPVQLRWTGPEMTRRVKRQPQVPLGFADGYPFLLMNEASLNDLQQRCPASVRLEQFRPNLVVTGARAWEEDSWQRLRIGEVEFEVAKPCSRCIFTTISPERGLKHPDGEPLKTLQTFRSAQDGSGDVDFGLNLLACNSGVIRVGDTLETIATQPARRYGAGRVVETLAIKQEAEQQVTINYRGNRFSGNNQQLLLEQLEMQGHRIPYSCRAGLCGSCKMQLISGKVKALKQDAVRNDGTVLSCSCIPDSDIELA; from the coding sequence ATGATCGTCCTGTCACGCCTGTTTATTCATCCGGTTAAATCGATGCGGGGGCTACAGCTTTCGCATGCGCTGGTTCAGGAGAGCGGGCTCGCTTTTGACCGCCTGTTTATGTTGACGACGCAGGATGGCACTTTTATTACTGCCCGCCAGTATCCTCAGCTGGTGCAGTTTACTCCGGCGCTCATTGCTGACGGGCTGTGGCTTCAGGCACCTGATAACAGCAGCGCCGCCCTGCGCTTTGCCGACTTCCAGCCGCAGGAGGCTGAAACCGAAGTCTGGGGCAATCATTTTACCGCCCGTATCGCCCCGCAGCCGATTAATGAGTGGCTGAGCGGGTTTTTCCCGATCCCGGTACAACTACGCTGGACCGGTCCGGAAATGACGCGTCGGGTTAAACGCCAGCCGCAGGTGCCGTTGGGCTTTGCCGACGGTTATCCTTTCTTGCTGATGAACGAGGCCTCGCTCAACGATCTGCAGCAGCGTTGCCCGGCCAGCGTTCGGCTGGAGCAGTTTCGCCCGAATCTGGTGGTTACCGGCGCACGCGCCTGGGAAGAGGATAGCTGGCAGCGCTTACGTATCGGCGAGGTGGAATTTGAGGTCGCCAAGCCCTGTAGCCGCTGTATCTTTACCACCATCAGCCCTGAACGCGGGCTAAAACATCCTGACGGCGAACCGCTTAAAACGCTGCAAACCTTCCGCAGCGCGCAGGATGGCAGCGGCGATGTCGACTTCGGCCTGAATTTGCTGGCCTGCAATAGCGGCGTGATACGCGTCGGCGATACGCTGGAAACGATCGCAACGCAGCCGGCGCGCCGCTATGGCGCAGGTCGGGTTGTGGAAACGCTGGCGATAAAACAGGAAGCGGAGCAACAGGTCACCATTAACTATCGCGGCAACCGGTTTAGCGGAAACAATCAGCAGCTGCTACTGGAACAGCTGGAAATGCAGGGTCACCGCATTCCCTACTCCTGTCGCGCCGGTCTGTGCGGAAGTTGTAAAATGCAGCTGATTTCCGGCAAAGTGAAAGCGTTAAAGCAGGATGCGGTGCGTAACGACGGCACCGTTTTAAGCTGCAGCTGTATTCCGGACAGCGATATTGAGCTGGCTTAA
- a CDS encoding cell division protein ZapC: MKIKPDDKWRWFFDAEQDRMMLDLADGMLFRSRFSRKMLTPDAFSEAVFNVDDAAQLLSWQEICRETSLSEEQCDELLLNALVAWRFMKPMMPKSWHFRVCQRQTWQPGVSDLVTVTLEENGEEARMLVIEAGENAALCVLAQPELQIAGKTMVLGDAIKIMHDRLQPWQAEQTQRYAWAG, encoded by the coding sequence ATGAAGATAAAACCTGACGACAAATGGCGTTGGTTTTTCGATGCAGAGCAGGATCGTATGATGCTCGACCTGGCGGATGGTATGCTGTTTCGCTCCCGTTTTTCCCGCAAAATGTTGACGCCGGATGCCTTTAGTGAGGCGGTTTTTAATGTTGACGATGCGGCGCAGTTATTATCCTGGCAGGAGATCTGCCGCGAAACTTCGCTCAGCGAAGAGCAGTGTGATGAGTTACTGTTGAATGCATTGGTCGCCTGGCGCTTTATGAAGCCGATGATGCCAAAAAGCTGGCATTTTCGCGTTTGCCAGCGTCAAACCTGGCAGCCCGGCGTCAGCGACCTGGTAACGGTCACGCTGGAGGAGAACGGCGAAGAGGCGAGGATGTTAGTTATCGAGGCGGGAGAGAACGCCGCGCTTTGCGTGCTGGCTCAGCCCGAACTGCAGATCGCGGGTAAAACCATGGTGCTGGGCGATGCGATTAAAATTATGCATGACCGCCTGCAACCGTGGCAGGCGGAACAGACGCAGCGTTACGCATGGGCCGGCTAA